Proteins from a single region of Mycoplasma leachii PG50:
- a CDS encoding BspA family leucine-rich repeat surface protein, whose protein sequence is MKKLLYVLSTLTISMLSATTLIACSKKNLNQPKQLSKLEQLQNEISSLETNVNKYNEQINKTELEKQQLLEEINKIQKEINSLKEQETSKIEELNLLTNKKNTINKQIENLNSQINSIDQISKKDQEKISLLTKQIKEVKQNLSDATTQKNINIKEIKSLELQVKELKEKTHQVEKEILESKSKKEELIKLKEISKLEFKKTKDTLDELKNEKANLDIQKTNLEKQIQTEISKESKNDQSLSILKSQWETLLLNIKKIEEENNKNEKEINKLKQTNQIDNTKLKELEKIKVQNELRLTDLNNKKDELEKQITDKQKEFISKSKEAKIAQDKLNEINSKIQKIDNSTNDINLKYEKEFKKSKELEEQIKKVEQGIELQEKDLKKLIFDKEQKEKQANGLKVENDNAQIQIDEWIKANTSLKNKLDEIIRKNKLLNEQKEKLDSDINTYFQKKKDLEDKRYLLINQVSELKEKIREESKKIKEKEKQLEELSNKYLEKQNQIRDLKEENQRLESSINELNSRYEYLKKKTVKAEYDGNKCIKIGFFYNDKEKYQIEPFKKSTNEVPDHIPAFLKNLSYAFKNNQNQTIKNLEKWNLDFVENIEGIFLESYINMNLNNWKTSNVKNMKKAFYGSSFCCGDISKWDTSEVIDMSEMFSNIRHTIKLDLSTKRTSKTGHHDFDRRQNSYQIKWTAWDVSKVKTMKNMFAGSWFSGSLDTWNVVGIIDEYNFWPHYINLSWFAKWRWPKNTKGRDPYFWENISPIIL, encoded by the coding sequence ATGAAAAAACTTTTATACGTTTTATCAACATTAACTATTAGTATGCTATCAGCTACAACTTTAATTGCTTGTAGTAAAAAAAATCTGAATCAACCAAAACAACTATCTAAATTAGAACAACTACAAAATGAAATTTCTAGTTTAGAAACAAATGTTAATAAATATAATGAACAAATTAATAAGACTGAATTAGAAAAACAACAATTACTTGAAGAAATTAATAAAATACAAAAAGAAATCAATAGTTTAAAAGAACAAGAAACAAGTAAAATAGAAGAATTAAATTTATTAACTAATAAAAAGAACACTATAAATAAACAAATTGAAAATTTAAATTCACAAATTAACTCTATTGATCAAATTTCTAAAAAAGACCAAGAAAAAATTAGTTTATTAACTAAACAAATCAAAGAAGTTAAACAAAATTTATCTGATGCGACTACTCAAAAAAACATAAATATCAAAGAAATTAAAAGTTTAGAATTACAAGTTAAAGAATTAAAAGAAAAAACACATCAAGTAGAAAAAGAAATTTTAGAAAGTAAATCTAAAAAAGAAGAGTTAATAAAACTTAAAGAAATATCAAAATTAGAATTTAAAAAAACTAAAGATACTTTAGATGAATTAAAAAATGAAAAAGCAAATTTAGATATTCAAAAGACAAATTTAGAAAAACAAATCCAAACAGAAATTTCTAAAGAAAGTAAAAATGATCAATCACTTTCTATATTAAAATCACAATGAGAAACATTACTATTAAACATTAAAAAAATAGAAGAAGAAAATAATAAGAATGAAAAAGAAATTAATAAACTAAAACAAACTAATCAAATTGATAATACGAAATTAAAAGAATTAGAAAAAATAAAAGTACAAAATGAATTAAGACTAACTGATTTAAATAACAAAAAAGATGAATTAGAAAAACAAATAACTGATAAACAAAAAGAATTTATTTCTAAAAGTAAGGAGGCCAAAATTGCTCAAGATAAATTAAATGAAATTAATTCTAAAATTCAAAAAATTGATAATAGTACAAATGATATTAATTTAAAATATGAAAAAGAATTTAAAAAAAGTAAAGAATTAGAAGAACAAATTAAAAAAGTTGAACAAGGTATTGAACTTCAAGAAAAAGATTTAAAAAAATTAATATTTGATAAAGAGCAAAAAGAAAAACAAGCAAATGGTTTAAAAGTTGAAAATGATAATGCACAAATCCAAATTGATGAATGAATTAAAGCAAATACAAGTTTAAAAAATAAATTAGATGAAATTATACGAAAAAATAAATTGTTAAATGAGCAAAAAGAAAAATTAGATTCTGATATTAATACTTATTTTCAAAAGAAAAAAGACTTAGAAGATAAAAGATATTTATTAATTAATCAAGTTTCTGAACTTAAAGAAAAAATTAGAGAAGAAAGCAAAAAAATCAAAGAAAAAGAAAAGCAATTAGAAGAGTTATCTAATAAATATTTAGAAAAACAAAATCAAATAAGAGATTTAAAAGAAGAAAATCAGAGATTAGAATCAAGTATTAATGAATTAAATTCTAGATATGAGTATTTAAAGAAAAAAACAGTTAAAGCAGAGTATGATGGAAATAAATGTATAAAAATTGGCTTTTTTTATAATGATAAAGAAAAATATCAAATTGAACCATTTAAAAAATCAACAAATGAAGTTCCAGATCACATACCAGCTTTTTTAAAAAATTTATCTTATGCTTTTAAAAATAATCAAAATCAGACTATAAAAAATCTTGAAAAATGAAATCTTGATTTTGTTGAAAATATAGAAGGAATTTTTTTAGAATCTTATATAAACATGAATTTGAATAATTGAAAAACATCTAATGTAAAAAATATGAAAAAGGCTTTTTATGGATCATCGTTTTGCTGTGGTGATATTTCTAAATGAGACACTTCTGAAGTAATTGATATGAGTGAGATGTTTAGTAATATTAGACATACAATTAAACTTGATCTGTCAACAAAACGAACTAGCAAAACAGGACATCATGATTTTGATAGAAGGCAAAATTCATATCAAATCAAATGAACAGCTTGAGATGTTTCAAAAGTTAAAACAATGAAAAATATGTTTGCTGGTTCTTGATTTAGTGGTTCATTAGATACATGAAACGTTGTAGGAATAATTGACGAGTATAATTTTTGACCACACTATATTAACTTAAGTTGATTTGCAAAATGAAGGTGACCAAAAAACACTAAAGGTCGTGATCCTTACTTTTGAGAAAATATTTCACCTATAATTTTATAA
- a CDS encoding PTS sugar transporter subunit IIC — MLVLVFFTIFSYYVPKGKRAMSGLSGAVCATFLIEVFNFWVLGRIPVIGDFTKVIGSVAGTLAAPACTILVIILMGGNPLFAILCGTAVFAVGLSVDVDGISKSIARTLVNTSTTKGQQLLSDDNSIRAIAEWIKGNNLGSELSKTFESVKPNLLITDQKDVLKTIFSKEYMPTFAMNLRTTVGAFNILAGLVAGYTMYWALVLLQKYAPDGLDLIIALLIIAPLTALTAKFGANVVAPLLKGIGSSIEVAINLSPIPMAIVVGGFLTVVGTSPLSSMALAVGLGLQGSAMAVGSVSAMGSSFMNGVLFARMKYGEKKQTIACSIEPLSQADIISMNPVSVYITNFIGAAATGILVIVYGQNILNIEQTVFMINSNSYEIVHGFTQQGVGLATPFGPVAMFGQGGGQTAEVLTKTSNQYATWQLNMHLAILLVLTAILNVGAGLLGGYMFRYSRRTTYFEIYNLPLPLKHQYLLEEIELFQSNKRRFAWQWQTIIFFNKIKETIKVKSIIYIKAFVDCFNKFLVEKEQLIKTKKEELLHTSSSKKEFKDNFKKEKKQIIINLKNKWINNYKNEIQKAKQHYKELLKHYVSQLQLLKKLVNENKKMKQSVSAQDKAKYKSLKAEFKNTQKQKHMLAKSELKGSVGKDRLTKLHNKKMQFLQDKISFYEQASKFYPQKKFAIKTSLESH, encoded by the coding sequence ATGTTAGTGTTGGTATTTTTTACAATTTTTTCTTACTATGTTCCTAAAGGTAAAAGAGCAATGTCGGGACTTTCTGGAGCTGTTTGTGCTACTTTTTTAATAGAAGTTTTCAACTTTTGAGTTTTAGGAAGAATTCCAGTAATTGGTGATTTTACTAAAGTTATAGGTAGTGTTGCAGGAACTTTAGCAGCTCCAGCTTGCACAATACTTGTAATTATTTTAATGGGTGGAAATCCATTATTTGCGATTTTATGTGGTACAGCTGTATTTGCAGTAGGTTTATCAGTTGATGTAGATGGTATATCTAAATCTATTGCTAGAACTTTAGTAAATACAAGTACTACAAAAGGACAACAATTATTATCTGATGATAATTCAATAAGAGCTATTGCTGAATGAATTAAAGGAAATAACCTAGGATCTGAATTATCAAAAACTTTTGAAAGTGTTAAGCCTAATTTATTAATAACTGATCAAAAAGATGTTTTAAAAACTATATTTAGTAAAGAATATATGCCAACTTTTGCAATGAATTTAAGAACAACAGTTGGTGCATTTAACATTTTAGCCGGATTAGTTGCTGGTTATACAATGTATTGAGCATTAGTATTATTACAAAAATATGCTCCAGATGGTTTAGATTTAATAATTGCTTTATTAATAATTGCTCCACTAACTGCTTTAACAGCAAAATTTGGAGCTAATGTAGTTGCTCCACTTTTAAAAGGAATAGGATCATCTATTGAGGTTGCTATAAACTTATCACCAATACCAATGGCAATAGTTGTTGGAGGATTTTTAACAGTAGTTGGAACTTCACCACTATCATCAATGGCATTAGCCGTTGGTTTAGGATTACAAGGTTCAGCAATGGCAGTAGGTAGTGTTTCTGCTATGGGTTCATCATTTATGAATGGTGTATTATTTGCAAGAATGAAATATGGTGAAAAGAAACAAACTATTGCTTGTTCAATAGAACCATTATCTCAAGCTGACATTATTTCAATGAATCCAGTGTCTGTTTATATAACTAATTTTATTGGTGCTGCTGCTACTGGTATATTAGTAATTGTTTATGGTCAAAATATTTTAAATATAGAACAAACAGTATTTATGATTAATTCAAATAGTTATGAAATTGTTCATGGATTTACTCAACAAGGAGTTGGTTTAGCTACTCCATTTGGTCCAGTTGCTATGTTTGGTCAAGGTGGTGGTCAAACTGCTGAAGTATTAACTAAAACTTCAAATCAATATGCAACTTGACAATTAAATATGCATTTAGCTATTTTATTAGTACTAACTGCTATATTAAATGTTGGAGCTGGTTTACTAGGTGGATATATGTTTAGATACAGTAGAAGAACTACTTATTTTGAAATATATAATTTACCTTTACCATTAAAACATCAATATTTACTAGAAGAAATTGAATTATTTCAAAGTAATAAACGTCGCTTTGCATGACAATGACAAACTATCATTTTCTTTAATAAAATTAAAGAAACTATTAAAGTTAAATCAATTATTTATATAAAGGCATTCGTTGATTGTTTTAATAAATTTTTAGTAGAAAAAGAACAATTAATAAAAACTAAAAAAGAAGAATTATTACATACAAGTTCTTCAAAAAAAGAGTTCAAGGATAATTTTAAAAAAGAAAAAAAACAAATTATTATTAATTTAAAAAATAAATGAATAAATAACTATAAAAATGAAATTCAAAAAGCTAAACAACATTATAAAGAATTATTAAAACATTATGTTAGCCAATTACAATTATTAAAGAAATTAGTTAATGAAAATAAAAAAATGAAGCAATCAGTTTCTGCACAAGACAAAGCTAAATATAAATCACTTAAAGCTGAATTTAAAAATACTCAAAAGCAAAAACATATGTTAGCAAAATCTGAATTAAAAGGTTCTGTTGGAAAAGATAGATTAACTAAATTGCATAATAAAAAAATGCAATTTTTACAAGATAAGATTAGTTTTTATGAACAAGCTTCAAAATTCTACCCACAGAAAAAATTCGCTATTAAAACTTCATTAGAATCACATTAA
- a CDS encoding cation-translocating P-type ATPase, with product MDNLEQKTIDEVQKILNTNIKTGLTNQKASELLITNGKNELAKNKQTPAILIFLKSLIQPIQIVLFIAAIISVIAPLISSKHFEVKFDDFIDFIVIMGVIILDATLETIQQIKARKSVDALKSLSKPSAIVLRDSTVKEIDASELVIGDIVILEAGKYVPADLRLLESNDCMVEESILTGESLPVAKNIKPIKQTNILADKKNICFMSTFITSGRAIGVVIKTGIDTEIGKISKTISENEEQVTPLEKKMNRFSYLISILAIIISFFVFISFIISSNKSNWATYLMISITLAIGVIPESLSAIVSIALSFATKRMAKNNVIVKKLESIETLGSVNVICTDKTGTLTQNKMAIKKLIWNNEIILSDQFINKTKNELAKTLFLKSLVLPNDSITEKDERIGDPTELALVDFAEHLKIDEQEFRKKYPRVFEIPFDSERKLMSTVNILEDNKRFIFTKGALDQILKKCSKIFINNKIVKLTNTYKKEIKKLSTSLSDDALRVLGFGFKQILSDELQTEEDLIFIGAVGMIDPIRKEALIAVQQAKAAGIKTIMITGDHATTALAIAKDLDLAYTQYEVMSSEKLEQYTDQELESAIDNIKIFARVNPEHKVRIVQALQKKGYIVSMTGDGVNDAPSLAIADIGVSMGVSGTDVAKQAADVILTNDDLNTMMTGVLEGRNVYQKIRRAIVLLLGFNFANVISIVIISLLLKISPLNATNILFVNIVVDSCLAFGIGMSPIDRTLLKNKPQLRNKSILNEIIWPLFKVGLSLSTAQIISFIIGMSVTDLDHYNSLKNYTKANNWFLFIQQNSNLLLTNLDDMHDFIVFGRTSMFITSIISPILFTHLIKLTNWKETKKIDWTISKPLIYACVIALLISIIVFSIPVFNSKVFGLASINDTKQYTNWSSKNMWILFSSLGCGLIPFAFILITDAIEFYSYHLSNRTWEKRQKLIKQIIDQEQKEKKEDKKNQAKL from the coding sequence ATGGATAATTTAGAGCAAAAAACGATTGATGAAGTTCAAAAAATATTAAATACAAATATTAAAACTGGTTTAACAAATCAAAAAGCTAGTGAATTATTAATAACAAATGGTAAAAATGAATTAGCAAAAAATAAACAAACACCTGCTATTTTAATATTTTTAAAATCTTTAATTCAACCAATACAAATAGTTTTATTCATTGCAGCTATTATTTCAGTAATAGCCCCATTAATTTCATCAAAACATTTTGAAGTCAAATTTGATGATTTTATTGACTTTATAGTAATTATGGGCGTAATTATTTTAGATGCAACTTTAGAAACAATTCAACAAATTAAAGCAAGAAAATCAGTTGATGCTTTAAAATCATTGTCTAAGCCTTCAGCTATTGTTTTAAGAGATTCAACTGTTAAAGAAATTGATGCTTCTGAATTAGTAATTGGTGATATTGTAATATTAGAGGCTGGAAAATATGTTCCTGCAGATTTACGCTTATTAGAATCCAATGATTGTATGGTTGAAGAATCAATTTTAACAGGTGAATCATTACCAGTTGCAAAAAATATAAAGCCAATTAAACAAACTAATATTCTAGCTGATAAAAAAAATATTTGTTTTATGTCTACTTTTATAACTTCAGGTAGAGCAATTGGAGTTGTTATTAAAACTGGAATTGATACTGAAATTGGAAAAATTTCTAAAACAATTTCTGAAAATGAAGAGCAAGTAACACCATTAGAAAAGAAAATGAATAGATTTAGTTATTTAATTTCTATTCTAGCTATTATAATAAGCTTTTTTGTATTTATTAGTTTTATAATTAGCTCAAATAAAAGCAATTGGGCAACTTATTTAATGATTTCAATAACATTAGCAATAGGTGTTATTCCTGAATCACTTTCTGCTATTGTATCTATTGCCTTATCTTTTGCTACAAAAAGAATGGCGAAAAATAATGTTATTGTTAAAAAGCTAGAAAGCATTGAAACTTTAGGATCAGTAAATGTAATTTGCACTGACAAAACAGGAACATTAACTCAAAATAAAATGGCGATTAAAAAGCTAATTTGAAACAATGAAATTATTTTATCTGATCAATTTATAAACAAAACTAAAAATGAATTAGCTAAAACTTTATTTTTAAAATCTTTAGTTTTACCAAATGATTCAATTACTGAAAAAGATGAAAGAATTGGAGATCCTACAGAACTTGCATTAGTTGATTTTGCTGAGCATTTAAAAATTGATGAACAAGAATTTAGAAAAAAATATCCAAGAGTCTTTGAAATACCTTTTGATAGTGAAAGAAAACTGATGTCAACTGTTAATATTTTAGAAGATAATAAGAGATTTATTTTTACAAAAGGTGCTTTAGACCAAATACTAAAAAAATGTTCAAAAATTTTTATTAATAATAAAATTGTTAAATTAACTAATACTTATAAAAAAGAAATTAAAAAATTATCAACATCTTTAAGCGATGATGCTTTAAGGGTATTAGGATTTGGATTTAAACAAATTTTAAGTGATGAACTACAAACTGAAGAAGATTTAATTTTTATTGGTGCTGTTGGAATGATTGATCCCATTAGAAAAGAAGCTTTAATAGCAGTTCAACAAGCAAAAGCTGCCGGTATTAAAACAATTATGATCACTGGAGATCATGCCACTACAGCTTTGGCAATAGCAAAAGATTTAGACTTAGCTTATACTCAATATGAAGTAATGTCTTCAGAAAAATTAGAACAGTATACTGATCAAGAACTAGAAAGTGCAATTGATAATATTAAGATTTTTGCAAGAGTAAACCCTGAACACAAAGTAAGGATCGTTCAAGCTTTACAAAAAAAAGGATATATTGTTTCAATGACAGGTGATGGAGTTAATGATGCTCCAAGTTTAGCAATAGCTGATATTGGAGTTTCTATGGGTGTTAGCGGAACTGATGTTGCAAAACAAGCAGCAGATGTAATATTGACTAATGATGATTTAAATACTATGATGACTGGGGTCTTAGAGGGACGCAATGTTTATCAAAAAATTAGACGTGCAATTGTTTTACTATTAGGCTTTAACTTTGCAAATGTAATAAGTATTGTTATTATTTCATTACTATTAAAAATTTCACCTTTAAACGCTACAAATATTTTATTTGTTAATATTGTAGTTGACTCTTGTTTAGCATTTGGAATTGGAATGAGTCCAATTGATAGAACTCTTTTAAAAAATAAACCTCAACTAAGAAATAAGAGCATACTTAATGAAATAATCTGACCATTATTTAAAGTAGGTTTATCTTTATCAACTGCACAAATAATCTCGTTTATAATTGGGATGTCAGTGACAGATCTTGATCATTATAATAGTTTAAAAAATTATACTAAAGCTAATAATTGATTCTTGTTTATTCAACAAAATAGTAATCTTTTATTAACCAATTTAGATGACATGCACGATTTTATAGTATTTGGAAGAACTAGTATGTTTATTACAAGTATCATTTCACCAATTCTATTTACTCACCTAATAAAACTTACAAATTGAAAAGAAACTAAAAAAATTGATTGAACTATTTCAAAACCTTTAATTTATGCTTGTGTTATTGCCTTATTAATTTCAATAATAGTATTTTCAATACCAGTGTTTAATTCAAAAGTATTTGGTTTAGCAAGCATTAATGATACAAAACAATATACTAATTGAAGCTCTAAAAATATGTGAATTCTATTTTCAAGTTTAGGATGTGGTTTAATTCCTTTTGCATTTATATTAATAACTGATGCAATAGAATTTTACTCATATCATTTATCAAATAGAACTTGAGAAAAAAGACAAAAACTAATAAAACAAATAATAGATCAAGAACAAAAAGAAAAAAAAGAAGATAAAAAAAATCAAGCAAAATTATAG
- the yihA gene encoding ribosome biogenesis GTP-binding protein YihA/YsxC: MIKQASFITSAANKNNWINDDVSEICLIGRSNVGKSSFINSLTNNNKLAKISNTPGKTRLLNFFEINKGEYRLVDAPGYGYAKVDDNLKIQFAKMMEEYFINRKNLKGVFLLLDLRHKPSNDDVMMYQFLKHYNIPVVIIGTKLDKLKRNEYIKNEKMIKETINFYQEDDFIKISNLNKTNIIKCYELINKLLGSK; the protein is encoded by the coding sequence ATGATAAAACAAGCTAGTTTTATAACTTCGGCAGCTAACAAAAACAATTGAATTAATGATGATGTTAGTGAAATTTGCTTAATTGGAAGAAGTAATGTTGGAAAATCTAGTTTTATAAATTCACTAACAAATAATAATAAACTAGCAAAAATCTCAAATACTCCTGGAAAAACTAGATTATTAAACTTTTTTGAAATTAATAAAGGGGAGTATCGTTTAGTTGATGCTCCAGGTTATGGTTATGCAAAAGTTGATGATAATTTAAAAATTCAATTTGCAAAAATGATGGAAGAATACTTTATTAATCGTAAAAATTTAAAAGGTGTTTTTTTATTATTAGATCTAAGACACAAACCTAGTAATGATGATGTAATGATGTATCAATTTTTAAAACATTATAATATTCCAGTTGTTATAATTGGTACTAAATTAGATAAGTTAAAAAGAAATGAATATATTAAAAATGAAAAAATGATTAAAGAAACAATAAATTTTTATCAAGAAGATGACTTTATAAAGATTTCTAATTTAAATAAGACTAATATTATAAAGTGTTATGAATTAATAAATAAACTTTTAGGGAGTAAATAG
- a CDS encoding SDR family oxidoreductase, whose product MKPLVVITGASSGIGLACAKYFSNQGHPLLIVARRKEILDDLNLKNTITARVDVTNFDELNSAIKQAEKIYGSVDLMINNAGIMILEKYKDQSIEDKYKMIDVNVKGVINGMDAVLPSMLKQNHGTIVNISSVASRYTYTDHSVYCGSKYAVNAITEQLRKELSNTNIRFTLIEPAIVNTNLLDSTKNQQIHNDYQKSIDEINGGLKPEQIAQTIYYIYSLPQDVMIPELMISHTNESEV is encoded by the coding sequence ATGAAACCATTAGTTGTAATTACTGGAGCTAGTTCAGGAATTGGATTAGCTTGTGCAAAATATTTTTCAAATCAAGGCCATCCTTTATTAATTGTTGCAAGAAGAAAAGAAATTCTAGACGATTTAAATTTGAAAAATACAATAACTGCTAGAGTTGATGTTACAAATTTTGATGAATTAAATTCTGCTATTAAGCAAGCTGAAAAAATTTATGGTTCTGTTGATTTGATGATCAATAATGCTGGAATAATGATTTTAGAAAAATATAAAGATCAAAGCATTGAAGATAAATATAAAATGATAGATGTTAATGTTAAAGGTGTAATTAATGGAATGGATGCAGTTTTACCAAGTATGTTAAAACAAAATCATGGAACAATAGTTAATATTTCTAGTGTTGCTAGCAGATACACATATACTGATCATTCAGTTTATTGTGGATCTAAATATGCAGTTAATGCAATTACTGAACAATTAAGAAAAGAATTAAGCAATACTAATATTAGATTTACATTAATTGAACCTGCTATTGTAAATACTAATTTATTAGATAGTACAAAAAATCAACAAATTCATAATGATTATCAAAAGTCAATTGATGAAATTAATGGTGGATTAAAACCAGAACAAATTGCTCAAACTATTTATTATATTTATTCATTACCACAAGATGTTATGATACCTGAATTAATGATTTCTCATACTAATGAATCAGAAGTTTAA
- the greA gene encoding transcription elongation factor GreA, translating into MSKEIILTQEGLEELKAELKNLLEVTRPKVIEELVEARNQGDLSENADYDAARNRQAEVEARIKEVETLINRAKVIDDSKTHSTGEVKIGSTVEFLSSLDHKTKEIKIVGAIEADPFSRLISNESPIAKAILGKKIGDTVEIKDILKPYKITIKSIK; encoded by the coding sequence ATGTCAAAAGAAATTATTTTAACTCAAGAAGGATTAGAAGAATTAAAAGCAGAACTTAAAAATCTTTTAGAAGTTACTAGACCTAAAGTTATTGAAGAACTAGTTGAAGCACGTAATCAAGGTGATTTATCTGAAAATGCTGATTATGATGCTGCAAGAAATAGACAAGCTGAAGTTGAAGCAAGAATTAAAGAAGTTGAAACTTTAATCAATAGAGCTAAAGTTATTGATGATTCTAAAACTCATTCAACTGGTGAAGTTAAAATAGGATCAACTGTAGAATTTCTTTCAAGTCTAGATCATAAGACAAAAGAAATAAAAATTGTTGGAGCCATTGAAGCCGATCCTTTTTCTCGTTTAATTTCTAATGAATCGCCAATTGCTAAAGCTATTTTAGGTAAAAAAATTGGTGATACTGTTGAAATTAAAGATATTTTAAAACCATATAAAATTACAATAAAAAGTATTAAATAA
- the uvrC gene encoding excinuclease ABC subunit UvrC, whose protein sequence is MNLKKQVGLLTNKPGCYLFLNKDNEVIYVGKAKNLKKRVSTYFNKAYNIKTTRLIREITDLKYFIVDNEKESLLLEKNLIKKYRPKYNVLLNDDKTYPYIAITNQKDPMYKYVRKYEKKALRNYGPLPIGSNARSILLTIQRLFPLKMCKGDLKKPCLYYHLNQCSGACFKTVDPSYYEYQIKQVDKFFKGEINQVKQTLVKQMQKASDNLQFEQAKRIKDQITSLDFITTKQNVDIVTNKNIDVINYEISEEKICFVMLFYRLGQLTYKDEYIQNYEGQDLDELLNSYLQQIYQKNLYPDVLLIPNEIDLLDLDENLLEFSSYSFNNQDDVFIKLAKQNAIDSLNKSIISNNVNSGDELEILDQLQQVSNINKYPKRIEIFDISNIYNQFITGACIVYINAKPVRNEFRKYNIDSQYTSDYARMKFMLEKRFLKRKKEKEQLPDLIIVDGGIIQIHAAKEVLNKLNLKINVIGLSKDNNHKTRYLIDIFEQTIDIKNFKKLYNFLTSLQIRVDEYAKSGFRKKYHNQLNDQILLIKGVGKKTNLKLYKHFKTIENIKNADFDELNKIINNKKITNLIISNFKK, encoded by the coding sequence ATGAATTTAAAAAAACAAGTTGGCTTACTAACAAATAAACCTGGTTGTTATTTATTTTTAAATAAAGATAATGAAGTTATTTATGTAGGAAAAGCTAAAAATTTAAAAAAAAGAGTTAGTACTTATTTTAATAAAGCTTATAATATAAAAACAACAAGACTAATTAGAGAAATTACTGACTTAAAATATTTTATTGTTGATAATGAAAAAGAATCATTACTTTTAGAAAAAAACTTAATTAAAAAATATCGTCCTAAGTATAATGTTTTATTAAATGATGATAAAACTTATCCATACATTGCGATTACTAATCAAAAAGATCCAATGTATAAATATGTTAGAAAGTATGAAAAAAAAGCTCTAAGAAATTATGGACCTTTACCAATTGGAAGTAATGCTAGATCTATTTTATTAACCATACAACGTTTGTTTCCTTTAAAAATGTGTAAAGGTGATTTGAAAAAACCTTGTTTGTATTATCATTTAAATCAATGCTCTGGGGCTTGTTTTAAAACAGTTGATCCTAGTTATTATGAATATCAAATAAAACAAGTTGATAAATTTTTTAAAGGTGAAATTAATCAAGTAAAGCAAACTTTAGTAAAACAAATGCAAAAAGCTAGTGATAATTTACAATTTGAACAAGCAAAAAGAATTAAAGACCAAATTACTAGTTTAGATTTTATTACTACAAAACAAAATGTTGATATTGTTACAAATAAAAATATTGATGTAATTAATTATGAAATTAGTGAAGAAAAAATTTGTTTTGTAATGTTATTTTATAGATTGGGTCAATTAACTTATAAAGATGAATATATTCAAAATTATGAAGGTCAAGATCTAGATGAATTATTAAATAGTTATTTACAGCAAATTTATCAAAAAAATCTTTATCCTGATGTGTTATTAATACCAAATGAAATTGACTTGTTAGATTTAGATGAAAATTTGTTAGAGTTTAGTTCTTATAGTTTTAATAATCAAGATGATGTGTTTATAAAATTAGCAAAACAAAATGCTATTGATAGTTTAAATAAATCTATTATTTCAAATAATGTTAATAGTGGAGATGAGCTTGAAATTTTAGATCAACTTCAACAAGTATCAAATATTAACAAATATCCAAAACGTATTGAAATTTTTGATATTTCAAATATTTATAATCAGTTTATAACTGGAGCTTGCATAGTTTATATTAATGCAAAACCAGTTAGAAATGAATTTAGAAAATATAATATTGATTCTCAATACACTTCAGATTATGCAAGAATGAAGTTTATGTTAGAAAAAAGGTTTTTAAAAAGAAAAAAAGAAAAAGAACAACTACCAGATCTTATTATTGTTGATGGGGGGATTATTCAAATTCATGCAGCTAAAGAAGTCTTAAATAAATTAAATTTAAAAATTAATGTAATTGGTTTAAGTAAAGATAATAATCATAAAACTAGATACTTAATTGATATTTTTGAACAAACTATTGATATTAAAAACTTCAAAAAATTGTATAATTTTTTAACTAGTTTACAAATTAGAGTTGATGAATATGCAAAATCTGGATTTAGAAAAAAATACCACAATCAGTTAAATGATCAAATCCTTTTAATAAAAGGTGTTGGTAAAAAAACTAATTTAAAATTATACAAGCATTTTAAAACAATTGAGAATATTAAAAATGCTGATTTTGATGAACTAAATAAAATTATTAATAATAAAAAAATTACTAATTTAATTATTAGTAATTTTAAAAAATAG